The region TGAATTTCACTCATCTGTTTCAACAGGTCGAAAGTCATCCATATTTGGCTCaagtaaaattgaagaagttcTGCGAAGACAGAGGTATTACGCTCACAGCCTATTCTCCACTTGGAAATCCAGGTTCTCAGGTTAACACCGGTTCCGATAAGGACAGGCTTCTTAAAGACGCAGTTGTTACTAAATTGGCTGACAAGTACAAGAAGTCAGCTGGTCATATCCTTCTAAAGTTCCaggtatttttgaaaaatttgatttatgtcTTCGACGTTATCAAACTGACATTGGCATATTTCATTATTATAGGCTCAACGAGGTGTCATTGTAATACCGAAGAGTGTCAGTGTCGAGCGCATTCAATCCAACATCCAAATCTTTGACTTTGAATTGACCGCAGCAGAGATCACCGAATTAGAGTCATTGGACCGCGGCTACCGAACATGTGACTTCAACGTAAATGGTGTTCCTAACTTGCCCAACTTCCCATTCAAAGATCCAAATGAGGTTTAACGTGGCAACGGCAATTAACGTGTCATTTGTTTGTATCGATTGTACTACTttgattcaataaaaacaCTTTTACGCAATCTGCACAGATTTTCTTTGCTTTTCTGTGTTTGTGTTTGTTGACGAGCAGAAACCTCGTTAATTTAATACGATAGAATCAGATTATCAGGAAAGAATTATTTCTTTAGATGACTAAATGACAATTACGAGAGCCTGCCCGACGAATGGGTTCATAGCCAATTCTCCGCACAACTTGTTGTAACTTTGGTTTGGAACCGAGTCTTTATAAACTTCAAATTATTTGCAAATTAAAACCGAACAATCTTAACCTGATACAGACGGCAGtaatatgaccagtattattatcgggtctattacttccatcgatcaaagtattttcaatcggttgatttaaaatcttgtacttcaattttttaacatgtattttactgtataaatgaccatattacctagagcttgtcattgttgttgtcgtcgttatcgataacagataataaTGAAATCGGGAAAGACACTGAGGACTTGGTTCAGTAAAAACCAAAGCAATATCAATACAACCCTCCCTACTAACCTTTATTCGGACCAATTCTCATCAGGCATTCGCATTATTGACCTGAgccaattttcaaaactttattttaaataaagtttacaaatttgcaaaaaatgttttctcttcGAATACTTTTGACGAGAGTTATTTTCAATCATGTATGGAGATAGCTGATAGCCGTACCAATACATTCGGAGTTTTCATTTTCCCtaattttagtgaaaataAGGTCACAATGCAAAGCGACGAATTGTAtctagaaaattttcgaaaggAATGTCTGGTCGATATTTTTTGAGTGTTACACTTACAGTGGGTGGTGGATAAGATTACACGTAAACAGATGCAACATCTCCCATAGCTGTGCAGATTCATTAtctattttgcttttatttgaGCAGCAGTGCTGTGAGcatattcataaataaaaaagtgataAGATGAAACTATTGCCTATACTACGTTGATTGTTGGGATGATCGAAATTTAATCTTTCAGAACGGCCTagtcattatttttattgacacaTGAAGCAAAAGAAGATACGCATatttaatagtatattacttccgaggttccaagttgtgtccccttcgggtcgggctgtaacaccccacttgtcaaataacaacttggaacctcgtaagtacaatgctttacgtgattaggcaatgtaaatgaaaatgaaatatgccgtaacacgtaatgAGTATATATTATACGGCTGGAGGGAATGCTGCACAAAAATCGTGTGACAAGATTTACATATAACAATAGACAGTTTGAGcaaatgacgaaaaaattataagtcaacttataagttggaaactATAAGTAACTTTCCAGAACTTCttgtatgaagatgtgacctataatttccaacttatgaGTTGACtttagagatgtgcgggccgcccgaaaatgtCGGGCCACCCGGGTTTTTATCCGGCCCGACCGGGCCTGGACCGGGCGGGCTTCAAATCTGTCGGGCCGAGCTTGGACCGGacctaaaaaatcaaatttttggcccgattttcaaagtttcgcgcacttttttatatgaaatttgctttcgggccgcccgaaaatgtCGGCCCGTCCGAGTTTTTATCCGGCCCGATCGGGCTTGGACCGGACGGGCTATAAATACGTCGGGCCAGTTCGGGCCgggctttaaaaatgaatttcggacCGGGCTTCGGGCCGGACGGGCTTCAAAAAAACATCGGCCCGCACACCTCTAGTTGACTTATAAATAAATACGCCATTTGCGGGAGCTGTACAATTATCCGCATTTGCTCGGTATATTATGGACAAAtactttgattttaattttaatttacaaaaacttGTCATTTACCAACGTCGTTTCCCCCTCGATGCAGCGATACATCGTCTGCCATTTCCAAAAGGttaatttactcgatttatattaTTCACATTGGTCTTTTATGCAACGGCTGACTATGTCCTCACCtttaacatttgaatttacattttttgtaattaagaAAGGAAAGAACGCATAACACGTATAGTATACCTCCAAACATTGTCTGCTCGACATCGGATTCTATAAGGCctatcgtttttatttttctttgtgaaAATCATTCTACTGAATCGAGCATGATTTCTCGTAAGCGAATTATTTATTCCAAAGAATTTGTTGGAGAAATTCAATTGACggatttcgaaataaaaacagaTGAAATTTCAGCGGATTTGACTGAGAACGGTGCTTATATGAGACAAATTAGAGAATAAgattagaaaataaattctctcCCGATTCCAGAAATTCTTTGCGAAGCGCTATATTTCGGAATTGATGCTGGTCTCAAAATGCAAGCGCAATTCTATCCCACTGGAATTACAATGATATCGGGACAAATAGCCAAGTATAAATTATCATAATTTTGGCTAGTATAGTTGTAACATGTAACATCTTTGCATCTTTTCCATTAGAGTGATCGAGAGCAGGAACAACGATTTTCCGAAGGGATCAGTGGTTTACGGTAAATTTGGATGGCAAAGTCACACCAAACTTCAGCCAGATGTTctaacaaacaaaacgttttgCTACATTTTACCCGATTTCGGAACACATTCAGTATCGCTTGGACTAGGATGTTTGGGATTAACTGggtaaaatattcattttttactttcattagttttaacgtTCACTTTATTATATAAGCCGCAAGAATTTGGTCGCTTATCttgtcgttgctgtcgataacggATGTGTGCATCATCTATGTTATCAGTAGAGGTCACTATCTGTTATCCAATCATGTTCTATATGGTCTTTGCAGTCATTAAAAATGTCAATAGATTTGGTTTTATAATCTTTTATTTCAGTATGACTTAATTATTAGAGTGCGGCAAGGATAAGACTCTTTAATGactgtaacaaaaaaattcaatgtgTCCAATCTTTATCTATCAGTAAACATTCGCATTTATCTGACTTTACCATTCGGtattaaatgtaaatataaGATGTGTGAACTggataaataataatcaaaaattggGACCTTTCTAATTTAAACTTTACCAACTCATCAATCCAACACTAAATTGCTATGCTTACGTATGCAGCTACGGAACGATCTAGACAAGTTAATTTTTCGGGAAAAGAACGAACTATAGCGAGATTGGGAGGGTCCGAAACCGAAATTAAGGACCAAAAGTTGAATGTTTTAAGAATATCGACAAAGACCCGAAAAATTGAGGTTACCAATTGATTTatgaaattctattttccCCCAATTCTATATACAAGAGATTAAGTTACCAGCGGCAAGTGACGTCTCAACCAAAGAACCTACAATCCCTTTTTAAGGACTTAAGAGGTATCGATGTTCACCTAAAactgtagcctacatttgcgtgtatCGTAGTTCATTTATGATGATagctttccatcagaatcttttttgcaaaatgtacgaccgcaataacaaccacgaatgtgttagctttaaataaaaattagttttggttgtagtcgtttgtctagctctgagaaaagtgagcaacgaaattttcataaactgttcAGTTTTCTCAGGCTAGAATACATCAGGAATAATATGACTGAGCGAGCagttaatgaaaatttcgttgctcacttttctcagagctgggcaaactgctacaacaaaatctattttctgttgaaggCTAACACattcaggaattttttttttttctatcgttatcttttcataaaaatccttttcgaaaaatgtaagaCCTGGTTACTCACCTGCCCCAGATATTGAGTTATTTAGAGGTTTAACCTTTGCCAACTGCAAGGGTGACTATTGTGACCATTAAAGAAGCAATTCGCAGTAATATACCCCAATTTTAAGATTTCGCCATTAGAATGCCATCATTTCTGAGAAAGATTGAACTACAGCTTTAATTCACAAAAGCTAAATAGTTAGTTACGTATCTGTTTCCGACGATTAATTTTAGGCAATTTAGCTGGTTCTACGAAAATCAGAGTCTAAAAGAGATCCGTACACTATGTTACAAAGGGAAGAAAGTacgataaaatttccaaaattcttcGTCTTCGAAACATATAACCTGTAGATTTTGTCTAATTAGTCGATATTACGGACGGAAATAAACTTTGATTTTGGATAATTTCGAATTATCATTCGAACTTTAATGTCTTGGTCAACACTTCACTTTTGTATTGGAATTCTAATATGTCGAACAATTGTTCGTAGTCGAGCTACGTAGGTAATAAACGTTCTCgtcttttttattgataattaTGCTAATAAAATAATGGacaaaataaagtgaaatgttatgacttaaatttaaatagagCTACTCATATACAATACACCGtgtgcgattttgagaaaaaagttatatatttcaatagaaaaaatatttagatttaCCAGGaaaaaaaccattgaaaaaatatttaatttattttatagaaattattgaaaaatattcttgcCATCCCGATGCCAACCCACTTATTAGAATGAATTACAATAGATCGGGATATCTTTTAAGTCTcattcaaataataataatttacaaataagTTATTCATACTTCACACGGTCTatagtagattatgcacctctgtcCGAAATGTTTATGTTGACGATTTGGAAGTTATGTAAATGAGCCAAAGGCGTGGTGTGGTACATaatccaaatcgtcaaaataaacatgtggGACAGAGGTccatacgctattttatctgccgAGAACAGATCTATTGAGATAAACAAATTTGCCCTAGAGGGATAACAtcgagtttttgtttttccactttttttattgtttgaattaatttattttgcagaTTATCGCTCTAGGcagataatagttattttcctaactagtgttgaaatatcgcgacttcgtcgcttatttcccacgttgttcctaacttatgttAAAATGCTTtattagcgaattcgattcgcCTCcggctggaaacctctcattcgctaaaaaataactattatatgaCTAGGGGCAAatagatgaaaagtagagttttcgtgtgaattctGTTGATCcaaggcgtagccgaggtcaataaacacacgacaACGAGAcctttcatctttttatacggagttttgtaatggattttacatgctaagggTGTCAAAaatagtgcttgaaacatgaaaagtacggttctTACGACGCATGTAgaatgtaatagtattttactatgctggtgcatgtaataaggctattacatgtataggcaataacctttacatcactcgcatagtaaaacgtcgtactacacacgggaaataaagtgatatctcgtatcacgatgagtaaaagtacctcgggctgccgccctctgatactttttctcatctggatacgagatatcactttacttcccttgcatagtaatgtactattactttaatttattttaataacaCAAACTTTGCCTAGAACTTATCGCTTTTTGGTCGTGTTCCACAGAAATGCAGCATATTTCGGTCTCGATTTGTGCGGAGCGAAACCAGGTGAAACTATTGTTGTGTCATCTGCAGCTGGTGGGGTTGGAAATCACGTTGGTCAAATAGCGAAAATAAATGGTTCGTCAATATCATAGATGATTAGCAACACACTGTACTGTAAGTGGTGATTCAAAAATACCGTCTTTTTCGGGGGAAAGGGGGATTAAAGTTATGAAAATCTGGAACGAAAATGAAGGGTTAAAAAGTTATAAAACGTACAGGACGTATTTACGAATAACCACTAATCCCGACCGTAATTATATTTTGCTGGTTATTTCAAAAGGTTGTAGAGTTGTTGGCATAGCTGGATctgatgaaaaatgtaaatggcTTGTTGACGAGCTGAGGTTCGATGATGCAGTCAATTACAAGTCAGGACTGTTTCCATCGAAACTTCTTGACGCCACACCAAATGGCGTGGACTGCTACTTTGATAACGTAGGTTGTACTTACCAATTCACTCCATTTACAACTCCACTCTGTAACCCATTCAGGTTGGCGGGCTATTGAGTAATGCAGTCATTTTGCGCATGAAGCAGTCCGGAAGAATAGTTGTGTGCGGATCGTTGTCGGTCAGTAACATAAAAGTGGGCGACAAAATACCGCAAAGTAAATACAAATGAACCAGGTGCCGATCACGAATCATAGTTTTCTCTCCTTTCAGTGGCTGAACTGAGTCGAAATTTCATATTCCATGAACTGAAAATGGAAGGTTTCGTTGTGTGGCGATGGGCGAACCGATGGATGgaaggaattgaacggaatttgAAATGGTTAGATGAGGGAAAACTGAAATATCACGAAACAATCTTGGAAGGATTGGATAAGGCTCCGGAAGCATTGATTGATTTGATGAAAGGGAAATACAGTGGTAGAGTGGTTGTTAAGGTGTAAGATAACTAATAAATtgaagaagacgaaaaagCTCGGGAACTCACGGATCTGACAGAAAAAGCATTTTTGATTCTTTATCATGCAAAATTGAACGtctattttcatagatttctACCGATTTCCATCGATTTTCACGAATTACCTCTGACACAAGTTATCgtaatttttctcaatttttttgttctgttgGCATAATAAGTACATAAAACACGGAAGACGGACATATTGCGCTATCATGAGCACGATCCGTCACTTAACTTAACACTTATTTGGAAAGTGATTAAAATCGAAACACGAGTTTACTTGGATGCATTTTAGTTGAAAGAAATAGTAACACGGTATACTCATAGTATTCATAGTTGCTATACTTAAGAATTAAATCTAAAGCAAATTCCCAATTATCTCCTGCAATGGTACACGTTGCTTGATTGTGaagctgaaaaataattgttcaaTAGTTACAGATGGGAATAACTCAACGAGAACGAGAAACTTACGAGCCTGCTGCACAGTATGATGTGATTGTTGCAATACTTGATGCGGCAGCAATGCCTGATGGGGTTGGAATGGTTGCTGCAATGCTGGCGATCCATAGTAGACGGTCTTAGCTCTGCCTCGTATTTGAGATATGACACGAGGCTGCTGATTAGAACCGCCCTGAGTAAAACCGGAAACGTGATCATGCGAGCCATTCTGCGCTGCTGAATTTACTTGATTCGATGGTCGCGGCAGGACTGATCTGTCTTGCACAGATCGTTGAATTATCCTAGGTAGATTTTGATGTGGAGTTGCATTTGCCGGTTTCGGTGTTTTCGGCATTGTGGGCTGTGTGCCATAGGTATTTGCAGCCGAAGTCGTGGGCTGTGCGTCATAGGTATTTGCTGCCGAAGTCGTGGGCTGTGCGTCAGAACTATTTCCTGCCGAAGTCGTGGGCTGTATTGTGTGTTGTGCATTGTGCATATACATGTACGACGTGGAAGGTATAACCATTTGCAAATATTCCATTGATTGCGGTCCAGATGCTTGGGTTGAGAATTGGGTCGGGCTGTGTAGGGTCGTGTCTATATTCCATCCAAGGCCGTTCGGAAAACCCGCAAAACTTTCAGCTGGTGAGGTGGAATTTCTTATTGCATTTGTGGGATTCACTGCATTTACCGACAGAGTATGAGAATGTTGCGAGTTTGCTGGAGCAGTAGTCGATGAAACATTTCTCATTTCTTCGATGTTTCGGACTCTTATTGGTAATATCTTGCTGATCGTTCTGCTTGTTTCCGCCGCAGGGGCCGGATCGTCCTTGGTTAAATCTTTTAATTTCGCCTCTTGCTCCTTAAACAATTTGGAAAGGTTTTCCTTAGACTGTTTCAGACTATCTATCTGAAGTGCCATgacatgaaaattattttcctgcaatttaagtttttcttcatattCTTTGATCTTCAGGTCGCGGTCTGCAATCTTAAAATCACGCTCTGCAATCATTTGTTCACGCTCCATAATCTTTAAGTCGCGTTCCGCTATCATCCGTTCTCGTTCTGCTATTGTATTTTCCCTTTCGCTTACAATTTGATGCAGACCATCGATAGACTGTTGCTGCTCGAGTACTGCCGTTTCATACTCTTTGACTGACTCAGTAAACAAATTGattgagtttttattttgcctaGCCTGTTTTTCTGCTTCTTTGTCGAACTTTTGTACACCTACATCTCGAGTGAACGCTCTCTTCTCCGTCTGCTGTGAGATGCTACGAGTTTCTATGTGAGTCACAAAGATCTCATCGTTGGCTTTACCAGCAGATTGCCAGTTTTGCTGACCTTCGGAATTTAGACGATGATTTTCTTTGCTTTTTATTATAAACTTTCCATCTACGCTGTGAACAGTGTAACAGTCGTCACTGACAACGATTTCTCTCGAACTTTTTCCATGTCTTTTTAAGGAATCGACATTCAAGCGGCGAAGTGTCAGTGTTGGATTCCATATATCATCTTTGTGTTGAGGGTCCTGATTCTCGATTGCGGTAGTAGTACTTCCAATTCTTTTTGAATCTTTTGGACGGATGAAACATTTGATTTTGTCTGCTGGCGTTTCTTTTGTACTAACAGATTTAGATTGCTTTCGGGTTTTGTAGTCTTCTGAATTTACTCCTAGATTTGATGAATTGTTGAGTGTTGCGGATGTCTTCCTATCAACTTTCAGTGACATGCCAGGAGCCGTGCTGAGTACCGATTTTTCAGACATGATTTCGGTCAAACAGATCTTCTTTTCATTAAAGTTCGGGTGATCTCTTTCTTTTGACAATCGCTTTTTCGTGGATTTGTGAGTTTGAACAACCACCAAACGATTTGCCGAGCTTTCGGAGGATGTTGAATGTCGTTTTGATGACGAGTCACGCCGATGTGATGACGAGTCACTTCGATGTGATGAAGAGTCACGTCGATGTGATGAAGAGTCACGTCGATGTGATGAAGAGTCACGTCGATGTGGTGAAGAGTCACGTCGATGTGGTGAAGAGTCTCGTCGATGTGATGATGACTTTGAACGTTTTAATGGTGTTATAGCTCCATACAACGAGGACCTGCGTTCTTGATGTGAAAATGATGATTGATTTGAAGAAGGTTGCCAATCTCCACGATTTGGTatgtttttcaaataatcTTTGGACTTTAGTGCCATTGAATCGTTTGTGATTTTACCTTTGGTATTCGATATATGTGATCGTTCTGCAGCAGTTTTGATTGGTAATAACGGTGTTGGTAGTCGAGAACCGGTTGTCTTCActacaatgtttttttgtttggccAAACTTGGTCCAGCTTTCTTTAGGTTACCAGATGTATTaatcgaaattgaatttttcgacTTCTTTGTTGGTAAATTCGGGGTATCGATGAACATAGTTTGCCTTCTTCCAGATATCGACGCCAGTGACGCCGTTTGTGGATTGAAGAACGTAGTTTTTCGTCTTGCACTTATTGAATGATTCGTGCACCCAGCATTTTCCTTTCGCGATCCATCGCGATCGTTGGTTGTTCGCATAAATGAAAGAGAAATATTTGAAGAAGAGTTCATTTTTTCctgtaataaaaaatattctggAATTAGACGTCAACCGAAAATGCTTATACGTAA is a window of Bradysia coprophila strain Holo2 unplaced genomic scaffold, BU_Bcop_v1 contig_350, whole genome shotgun sequence DNA encoding:
- the LOC119080674 gene encoding uncharacterized protein LOC119080674 produces the protein MCVKVSLHIVSKRRGRSIRSLLQSRINLSIVSKYFVCFSDSGSAFLVFVVVEKMNSSSNISLSFMRTTNDRDGSRKENAGCTNHSISARRKTTFFNPQTASLASISGRRQTMFIDTPNLPTKKSKNSISINTSGNLKKAGPSLAKQKNIVVKTTGSRLPTPLLPIKTAAERSHISNTKGKITNDSMALKSKDYLKNIPNRGDWQPSSNQSSFSHQERRSSLYGAITPLKRSKSSSHRRDSSPHRRDSSPHRRDSSSHRRDSSSHRRDSSSHRSDSSSHRRDSSSKRHSTSSESSANRLVVVQTHKSTKKRLSKERDHPNFNEKKICLTEIMSEKSVLSTAPGMSLKVDRKTSATLNNSSNLGVNSEDYKTRKQSKSVSTKETPADKIKCFIRPKDSKRIGSTTTAIENQDPQHKDDIWNPTLTLRRLNVDSLKRHGKSSREIVVSDDCYTVHSVDGKFIIKSKENHRLNSEGQQNWQSAGKANDEIFVTHIETRSISQQTEKRAFTRDVGVQKFDKEAEKQARQNKNSINLFTESVKEYETAVLEQQQSIDGLHQIVSERENTIAERERMIAERDLKIMEREQMIAERDFKIADRDLKIKEYEEKLKLQENNFHVMALQIDSLKQSKENLSKLFKEQEAKLKDLTKDDPAPAAETSRTISKILPIRVRNIEEMRNVSSTTAPANSQHSHTLSVNAVNPTNAIRNSTSPAESFAGFPNGLGWNIDTTLHSPTQFSTQASGPQSMEYLQMVIPSTSYMYMHNAQHTIQPTTSAGNSSDAQPTTSAANTYDAQPTTSAANTYGTQPTMPKTPKPANATPHQNLPRIIQRSVQDRSVLPRPSNQVNSAAQNGSHDHVSGFTQGGSNQQPRVISQIRGRAKTVYYGSPALQQPFQPHQALLPHQVLQQSHHTVQQAPSQSSNVYHCRR
- the LOC119080751 gene encoding prostaglandin reductase 1-like; its protein translation is MISRKRIIYSKEFVGEIQLTDFEIKTDEISADLTENEILCEALYFGIDAGLKMQAQFYPTGITMISGQIAKVIESRNNDFPKGSVVYGKFGWQSHTKLQPDVLTNKTFCYILPDFGTHSVSLGLGCLGLTGNAAYFGLDLCGAKPGETIVVSSAAGGVGNHVGQIAKINGCRVVGIAGSDEKCKWLVDELRFDDAVNYKSGLFPSKLLDATPNGVDCYFDNVGGLLSNAVILRMKQSGRIVVCGSLSVSNIKVGDKIPQMAELSRNFIFHELKMEGFVVWRWANRWMEGIERNLKWLDEGKLKYHETILEGLDKAPEALIDLMKGKYSGRVVVKV